A window of the Cystobacter fuscus genome harbors these coding sequences:
- a CDS encoding FHA domain-containing protein, translating into MARSLLMSLLVRQHLALKEKFRARYPHSWLVWEAGVWNVPESSEQNHGATRLPTSDLRDCLPPGDAMCFELTPGRDELMIGRASHNAFVINDATVSREHLLLRARPDGGWTVEALSQGGPVMLGGELLPPGQPRPLESGMHLQLGDVRLTFHDAESFHQRMGHAAALVMAQMRGSPNSPA; encoded by the coding sequence ATGGCACGATCCCTGTTGATGTCCCTACTCGTGCGCCAGCACCTGGCCCTCAAGGAGAAGTTCCGCGCCCGCTATCCCCACAGTTGGTTGGTCTGGGAGGCGGGGGTGTGGAACGTGCCGGAGAGCAGCGAGCAGAACCACGGTGCGACGCGGTTGCCGACCTCGGATCTCCGGGACTGTCTGCCGCCGGGCGACGCGATGTGCTTCGAGCTCACCCCGGGCCGCGACGAGCTGATGATCGGCCGGGCCTCGCACAACGCCTTCGTCATCAACGACGCGACGGTGTCACGCGAGCACCTGCTGCTGCGCGCGCGGCCGGACGGAGGCTGGACGGTGGAAGCGCTGAGCCAGGGCGGACCGGTGATGCTCGGCGGCGAGTTGCTGCCGCCCGGACAACCACGGCCGCTGGAGAGCGGCATGCACCTGCAGTTGGGCGATGTGCGGCTCACCTTCCACGACGCCGAGAGCTTCCACCAGCGCATGGGCCACGCGGCCGCGCTGGTGATGGCCCAGATGCGCGGCTCGCCGAACAGCCCGGCCTGA
- a CDS encoding phytoene desaturase family protein: protein MERGKRQAVVVGAGVGGLAAAARLAHAGFSVHLFEKTDGPGGRCNQLKVDGFTWDLGPTIVLMPEVFEETFTALGRRMEDYLTLHRCDPNYRIHYRDGSAITFTSELCAMGRELERVEPGSYQRYLSFLALGRTQYRTGLDHLVGRNYEGLSDYFVPSVFKRILEVRAHRRMYSEVGRFFKDERLRAGMTFQSMYLGVSPYAAPGVFALLPFTELGVGVWFPQGGLYAIPLALEKLAREEGVHLHYGTPVRRILTEGKRTTGVELEGGEVVRADVVVCNADLPYAYEKLLDKNVTRLKRADKLRYTSSGYMLYLGMRRRYDEFLHHNVYFGNDYKGSFDSIFEHFRVPEDPSFYVNAPAHTDPSLAPPGKDALYILVPVPHQHEGLDWKTEGPRVRAKVFQRLAELGHTELERDIEVERVLTPDDWASTFNLARGSAFGLAQNFFQIGPFRPSNQDPRVKNLFFVGASTQPGTGLPTVLISARLAVERILTWAGVDNVVRAPGGTGPGSMEEAA, encoded by the coding sequence GTGGAGCGTGGCAAGCGACAAGCGGTGGTGGTGGGCGCGGGCGTGGGTGGGCTCGCGGCGGCGGCGCGGCTGGCCCACGCGGGCTTCAGCGTGCACCTGTTCGAGAAGACGGACGGCCCCGGCGGGCGCTGCAATCAGCTCAAGGTGGACGGGTTCACCTGGGACCTGGGCCCCACCATCGTGCTCATGCCCGAGGTGTTCGAGGAGACATTCACCGCGCTCGGCCGGCGCATGGAGGACTACCTCACGCTGCACCGGTGCGATCCCAACTACCGCATCCACTACCGTGACGGCTCGGCCATCACCTTCACCTCCGAGCTGTGTGCCATGGGGCGCGAGCTGGAGCGGGTGGAGCCCGGCAGCTACCAGCGCTACCTGTCCTTCCTCGCCCTCGGCCGCACCCAGTACCGCACGGGGTTGGATCACCTCGTGGGCCGCAACTACGAGGGCCTGTCCGACTACTTCGTGCCCTCGGTGTTCAAGCGCATCCTCGAGGTGCGTGCCCACCGGCGCATGTACTCGGAGGTCGGCCGCTTCTTCAAGGACGAGCGGCTGCGCGCGGGGATGACCTTCCAGTCCATGTACCTGGGCGTGTCTCCCTATGCCGCGCCGGGCGTGTTCGCGCTGCTGCCCTTCACCGAGCTGGGCGTGGGCGTCTGGTTTCCCCAGGGGGGCCTGTATGCCATTCCCCTGGCGCTGGAGAAGCTGGCGCGCGAGGAGGGCGTGCACCTGCACTACGGCACGCCCGTGCGACGCATCCTCACCGAGGGCAAGCGCACCACGGGCGTGGAGCTGGAGGGCGGCGAGGTGGTACGGGCCGACGTCGTGGTGTGTAACGCGGATCTGCCCTACGCGTACGAGAAGCTGCTCGACAAGAACGTCACGCGGCTCAAGCGCGCGGACAAGCTCCGCTACACCTCCAGCGGCTACATGCTCTACCTGGGCATGCGCCGACGCTACGACGAATTCCTCCACCACAACGTCTACTTCGGCAACGACTACAAGGGCTCGTTCGACTCCATCTTCGAGCACTTCCGCGTCCCCGAGGATCCGAGCTTCTACGTGAATGCCCCCGCCCACACGGATCCGAGCCTCGCGCCACCGGGCAAGGACGCGCTCTACATCCTGGTGCCCGTGCCCCATCAGCACGAGGGACTGGATTGGAAGACGGAGGGCCCGCGCGTGCGCGCCAAGGTGTTCCAACGACTGGCGGAGCTGGGCCACACGGAGCTGGAGCGCGACATCGAGGTGGAGCGCGTGCTCACCCCGGACGACTGGGCGTCCACGTTCAACCTGGCGCGGGGCAGCGCCTTCGGGCTCGCGCAGAACTTCTTCCAGATTGGCCCCTTCCGTCCGTCCAATCAGGATCCGCGTGTGAAGAACCTCTTCTTCGTGGGAGCCTCCACGCAGCCTGGAACGGGACTGCCCACGGTGCTCATCTCCGCGCGTCTGGCGGTGGAGCGCATCCTGACGTGGGCGGGAGTGGACAACGTGGTGCGCGCGCCTGGGGGGACCGGGCCCGGTTCAATGGAGGAAGCGGCATGA
- a CDS encoding PEGA domain-containing protein: MRNPFVVAAVLLALASGPASAQGGFGLDLSSEPNAQQSNEQTEESSEEASPDSGAMGLDLSSGPGADLMPRFGLVGLDTPERAGAAAAKRWVGWLQGVAFRTGKVVRAATPAEARQNLGNDYATTLRCSEASCLSGAADTLDADLLTTARLSLEDEGWTLRLWTFDRDKGVVETDVVTGRKPTDSTFIREAGETLARRVTTLARPRAMLKVASNVSRAVVRVGSRVLGVGNVEAKLPPGDNQLVVEADDYNTYTKTVTLAPGETKELSVRLEFGGAAPESPLAELDERTPAKKKKSGSSNPTIFSRPALYTTVLGLAAVGAGVAMGLPLQQRTLKIDRQGVVDIHRGEYASMRQQALISTALMAGGGAVAAGSLAWLIIVPQRSAPASSSVAPVAGGTGGSGRGDMALHLVFGGSF, translated from the coding sequence ATGCGTAACCCTTTCGTCGTCGCCGCCGTCCTGCTCGCGCTGGCCTCCGGCCCGGCCAGCGCCCAGGGTGGTTTCGGGTTGGATCTCTCCTCGGAGCCCAATGCCCAGCAGTCCAATGAGCAGACCGAGGAGTCCTCCGAGGAAGCATCTCCGGATTCCGGCGCCATGGGGCTGGATCTCAGCTCGGGTCCCGGGGCGGATCTCATGCCGCGCTTCGGGCTCGTGGGCCTGGACACGCCCGAGCGCGCCGGTGCCGCGGCCGCCAAGAGGTGGGTGGGGTGGCTGCAGGGCGTGGCGTTCCGCACCGGCAAGGTGGTGCGCGCGGCGACTCCGGCCGAGGCCCGCCAGAATCTCGGGAATGACTACGCGACCACGCTGCGCTGCTCGGAGGCCTCGTGCCTGAGCGGCGCGGCGGACACGCTGGACGCGGACCTGCTCACCACCGCGCGCCTGTCGCTGGAGGACGAGGGCTGGACGCTGCGGTTGTGGACGTTCGACCGGGACAAGGGCGTGGTGGAGACGGACGTGGTGACGGGCCGCAAGCCGACGGACAGCACCTTCATCCGCGAGGCGGGCGAGACGCTGGCCAGGCGGGTGACGACCCTGGCCAGGCCCCGCGCGATGCTCAAGGTGGCGAGCAACGTGTCGCGCGCGGTGGTGCGCGTGGGCTCGCGCGTGCTGGGCGTGGGCAACGTGGAGGCGAAGCTGCCGCCCGGGGACAACCAGCTCGTGGTGGAGGCGGACGACTACAACACCTATACGAAGACGGTGACGCTCGCCCCGGGTGAGACGAAGGAGCTGTCCGTGCGGCTGGAGTTCGGCGGCGCCGCGCCGGAGAGCCCGCTGGCGGAGCTGGACGAGCGCACGCCGGCGAAGAAGAAGAAGTCGGGCTCCTCGAATCCCACCATCTTCAGCCGTCCCGCCCTCTACACCACGGTGCTGGGACTGGCGGCGGTGGGCGCGGGCGTGGCGATGGGTCTGCCCCTGCAGCAGAGGACGCTGAAGATAGACCGCCAGGGCGTGGTGGACATCCACCGGGGCGAGTACGCGTCCATGCGGCAGCAAGCGCTGATCTCCACGGCCCTCATGGCGGGCGGAGGCGCGGTGGCCGCCGGCAGCCTGGCCTGGCTCATCATCGTGCCGCAGCGCTCCGCGCCGGCGTCTTCCTCCGTGGCTCCGGTGGCCGGTGGGACGGGCGGCTCGGGGCGCGGTGACATGGCCCTTCATCTCGTGTTTGGTGGGAGCTTCTGA
- a CDS encoding peroxiredoxin family protein, which translates to MNATLWDSHGKEVDLSRWRGKPVILFYEDRHSTTLNASLKDALFNRGREMGLLQAAWVVAVANLESFNFFPARDIALSHVRGEEKKWGVPILVDLKGVLGDAPWKLPKKTSSVMLLSADGRVVYSYSGRMDQEDMEVFFGHLGTLLGRDMTGAPRDAHP; encoded by the coding sequence ATGAATGCAACCTTGTGGGATTCACATGGAAAGGAAGTGGACTTGTCCCGGTGGCGGGGAAAACCCGTCATTCTGTTCTATGAGGATCGTCACTCGACGACACTCAACGCCTCGTTGAAGGACGCGCTGTTCAACCGGGGACGGGAGATGGGGCTGTTGCAGGCGGCGTGGGTGGTGGCGGTGGCCAACCTGGAGTCCTTCAACTTCTTTCCCGCGCGGGACATCGCGCTGTCGCACGTGCGCGGCGAGGAGAAGAAGTGGGGCGTGCCCATCCTCGTGGACCTGAAGGGCGTGTTGGGCGATGCGCCCTGGAAGCTGCCGAAGAAGACGTCCTCGGTGATGCTGCTGAGCGCGGACGGCCGGGTCGTCTACAGCTACTCGGGCCGCATGGATCAAGAGGACATGGAGGTGTTCTTCGGGCACCTGGGCACGCTGCTCGGCCGGGACATGACAGGCGCGCCGCGAGACGCCCATCCATGA
- a CDS encoding protein kinase domain-containing protein: MGGDDLIPGTVLSTGSRNAGPGGSSIQETQLQVGDILGSYQLERLLGEGSMGQVFQARHVRLGRQVALKVLRSTYAHDGNFVRRFFQEAHAVNQINHEHIVEIFDFVEDPAAGHVYCVMELLRGQSLSELLREERLSLARIRRLMVQVCAALSAAHQLGVVHRDIKPDNLFIAHKSGQTDFVKVLDFGVAKLLTAEGVNGTLDGTIIGTPTYMSPEQAAGLPVDARADIYAVGTVLYELLAGQPPFVAPNFGQLMVKVLTESPPELPTHTPAGDAIPPELARITLRCLSKEPEGRPAQLAEVITALLMDSDAATLAVVPPEDRPTRPMPMPFALRMPRRAGWVAMAGVLAMAGVGLVLTRGGEPAVSPPVSGVAEPRVAEASKPQPVPVSLTVNSVPAGARVVRADTGETLGVTPWVAQMPSSAGSLGVRVELAGYVPSEHQLRLDTSSSLEVPLVRAGTKPARATPSRSSLPRSSLSRKSSMGNRDAVIDPFAP; the protein is encoded by the coding sequence ATGGGCGGCGACGACCTCATCCCAGGTACTGTACTCTCCACTGGCTCGCGCAACGCCGGACCCGGCGGTTCCTCGATTCAGGAGACGCAGTTGCAGGTAGGCGACATCCTGGGCAGCTATCAACTGGAGCGGCTCCTGGGTGAGGGCTCCATGGGGCAGGTCTTCCAGGCGCGCCATGTGCGGCTGGGACGCCAGGTGGCCCTCAAGGTCCTGCGCTCCACCTACGCCCATGACGGCAACTTCGTGCGGCGCTTCTTCCAGGAGGCGCACGCCGTCAATCAGATCAACCACGAGCACATCGTGGAGATCTTCGACTTCGTCGAGGACCCGGCGGCCGGCCACGTCTACTGCGTGATGGAGCTGCTGCGCGGGCAGAGCCTGTCGGAGCTGCTGCGCGAGGAGCGGCTGAGCCTCGCGCGCATCCGCCGCCTCATGGTGCAGGTGTGCGCGGCGCTCAGCGCGGCGCATCAGCTCGGGGTGGTGCACCGCGACATCAAGCCGGACAACCTCTTCATCGCCCACAAGAGCGGACAGACGGACTTCGTGAAGGTGCTCGACTTCGGCGTGGCCAAGCTGCTCACCGCCGAGGGCGTCAACGGGACGTTGGACGGCACCATCATCGGTACGCCCACGTACATGTCGCCCGAGCAGGCGGCGGGGCTGCCGGTGGACGCGCGCGCGGACATCTACGCCGTGGGCACCGTCCTCTATGAGCTGCTCGCCGGACAGCCGCCCTTCGTGGCGCCCAACTTCGGCCAGCTCATGGTGAAGGTCCTCACCGAGTCGCCCCCGGAGCTGCCCACGCATACGCCCGCGGGCGATGCGATTCCGCCGGAGCTGGCGCGCATCACCCTGCGCTGTCTGTCCAAGGAGCCCGAGGGGCGGCCCGCGCAGCTCGCCGAGGTCATCACCGCGCTGCTGATGGACTCGGACGCGGCCACCCTGGCCGTCGTGCCTCCCGAGGATCGTCCCACCCGGCCCATGCCGATGCCCTTCGCGCTCCGGATGCCGCGGCGCGCGGGCTGGGTGGCCATGGCGGGTGTGCTGGCCATGGCGGGCGTGGGACTCGTGCTGACGCGAGGTGGCGAGCCCGCTGTCTCCCCGCCTGTCTCCGGGGTGGCCGAGCCGCGGGTGGCCGAGGCCTCCAAGCCCCAGCCGGTGCCCGTCTCCCTCACCGTGAACTCCGTGCCCGCGGGCGCTCGGGTGGTTCGCGCCGACACGGGCGAGACGCTCGGGGTGACGCCGTGGGTGGCCCAGATGCCCTCCTCGGCCGGCTCCCTGGGCGTGCGCGTGGAACTGGCGGGCTACGTGCCGAGCGAGCACCAGTTGCGGCTCGATACCTCCTCCTCGCTCGAGGTGCCCCTGGTGCGCGCGGGGACGAAGCCCGCGCGTGCGACGCCCTCGCGTTCTTCCCTCCCGCGCTCGTCCCTCTCGCGCAAATCATCCATGGGAAACCGTGATGCCGTCATTGATCCGTTCGCTCCTTGA
- a CDS encoding metallophosphoesterase, with translation MAIPTRLLVFFALLSITVVGGHLYLYRRLFRDTGRHPHWRRMGVVLMGVLGASLLVSRPLMALAPSAAASAFAQGSWYWMGVAAYLLLTMLAVGGARTLAGWIGRRRPAPAAPAGNAALVSEERREFLARAGAGVALVATGGITTYGTWRAFHPPVVNEVTVKLPGLPKALDGITIVQLSDIHVGPLIQRRFMDELVARTNALKGDLVCITGDLVDGSVERLGHAAAALGELRSRFGTYFCTGNHEYYSGDEEWTEALTRMGVTVLRNRHVRVGDAGASFDLVGVDDWAAARSGYPERGYDLSAAIAGRDPTRASVLLAHQPAGWRDQAQKAGMGLQLSGHTHGGQMFPFTLAVSAIWEHDAGLFREGDHSLYVSRGTGFWGPPVRVAAPPEIVKVTLLA, from the coding sequence ATGGCCATTCCGACGCGGCTCCTCGTCTTCTTCGCCCTCCTGTCCATCACCGTCGTGGGAGGTCACCTGTACCTGTACCGGCGTCTCTTCCGGGACACGGGCAGGCATCCCCACTGGCGGCGCATGGGCGTGGTCCTGATGGGCGTGCTCGGCGCGAGCCTGCTCGTGTCCCGGCCGCTCATGGCGCTCGCGCCCTCGGCGGCCGCGTCCGCCTTCGCGCAAGGTAGTTGGTACTGGATGGGCGTGGCCGCCTATCTGCTGCTCACGATGCTGGCGGTGGGTGGCGCACGAACCCTGGCCGGGTGGATCGGACGCCGACGCCCGGCCCCGGCGGCTCCAGCGGGCAACGCCGCGCTGGTGTCCGAGGAGCGGCGGGAGTTCCTCGCGCGCGCGGGCGCGGGCGTGGCGCTGGTGGCCACGGGAGGCATCACCACCTATGGCACGTGGCGCGCCTTCCACCCCCCGGTGGTGAACGAGGTGACGGTGAAGCTGCCGGGGCTGCCCAAGGCCCTGGATGGAATCACGATCGTGCAGCTCAGCGACATCCACGTGGGCCCGCTCATCCAGCGCCGCTTCATGGACGAGCTGGTGGCGCGCACCAACGCCCTGAAGGGCGACCTGGTGTGCATCACCGGCGATCTGGTGGACGGCAGCGTGGAGCGGTTGGGCCATGCGGCCGCGGCGCTCGGGGAGCTGCGCTCGCGCTTCGGCACGTACTTCTGCACGGGCAATCACGAGTACTACTCGGGCGACGAGGAGTGGACCGAGGCCCTCACGCGCATGGGCGTCACGGTGCTGCGCAACCGCCACGTGCGCGTGGGCGACGCGGGCGCCTCGTTCGATCTGGTGGGCGTGGATGACTGGGCGGCCGCGCGCTCGGGCTACCCGGAGCGCGGCTACGACTTGTCGGCGGCCATCGCGGGGAGGGATCCCACCCGGGCGTCGGTGCTGCTGGCGCATCAGCCAGCGGGCTGGCGCGATCAAGCGCAGAAGGCGGGCATGGGGCTGCAGTTGTCCGGACACACGCACGGTGGGCAGATGTTCCCCTTCACCCTGGCGGTGTCCGCCATCTGGGAGCACGACGCCGGCTTGTTCCGCGAGGGCGATCACTCGCTCTACGTGAGCCGGGGCACGGGCTTCTGGGGTCCTCCGGTGCGGGTGGCCGCGCCGCCGGAGATCGTGAAGGTGACGCTGCTCGCGTGA
- a CDS encoding TIGR01777 family oxidoreductase: MKVAISGASGLLGPPLVQRLMDAGHAVHVLARDVKRALGRLPPGVTGSFFDATTPLSPEALAGAEAVVHLAGEPVAQRWTAAARQRIQDSRVVGTRLLVEAMRTAGTVRGFVSASAIGYYGADRGEEPLTEMGAPGGDFLARVCQGWETEALEAERAGIRTVVARIGVVLHPSGGALETMLPLFRLGVGGRMGSGRQYLSWVHLEDAVGLLHHALEREDLRGPMNVTAPEPVTNARFAQALGAALGRPALVPVPAFALKLALGEMSVTALGGQRVLPERARETGYVFRHPELSEALRSLLG; this comes from the coding sequence ATGAAGGTAGCCATCAGTGGCGCGAGCGGGCTGTTGGGCCCGCCCCTGGTGCAGAGGCTGATGGACGCGGGCCACGCGGTGCACGTGCTGGCGCGGGACGTGAAGCGCGCGCTCGGGCGGCTGCCGCCGGGGGTGACGGGCTCCTTCTTCGACGCCACCACGCCCCTGTCGCCCGAGGCCCTGGCGGGAGCGGAGGCCGTGGTGCACCTGGCGGGCGAGCCCGTGGCGCAGCGCTGGACGGCCGCCGCGCGCCAGCGCATCCAGGACAGCCGGGTGGTGGGCACGCGACTGCTGGTGGAGGCGATGCGTACGGCGGGCACGGTGCGCGGCTTCGTCTCCGCCTCGGCCATTGGCTACTACGGGGCGGACCGTGGCGAGGAGCCCCTGACGGAGATGGGAGCACCCGGAGGCGACTTCCTCGCGCGGGTGTGCCAGGGCTGGGAGACCGAAGCGCTGGAGGCCGAGCGCGCGGGCATCCGCACGGTGGTGGCGCGCATCGGCGTGGTGCTGCACCCCTCGGGCGGCGCGCTCGAGACGATGCTCCCCTTGTTCCGGCTGGGCGTGGGGGGGCGCATGGGCTCGGGGCGGCAGTACCTGAGCTGGGTGCACCTCGAGGACGCCGTGGGGCTCCTGCACCACGCGCTGGAGCGGGAGGACCTGCGAGGGCCCATGAACGTGACGGCTCCCGAGCCGGTGACGAACGCGCGGTTCGCCCAGGCATTGGGCGCGGCGCTGGGACGGCCGGCCCTGGTGCCGGTGCCCGCCTTCGCGCTGAAGCTCGCGCTGGGGGAGATGTCCGTCACGGCGCTCGGCGGCCAGCGTGTGCTGCCCGAGCGGGCCCGGGAGACGGGCTATGTCTTCCGCCACCCCGAGCTGTCCGAGGCGCTGCGCTCCCTGCTTGGTTGA
- a CDS encoding farnesyltranstransferase, with the protein MGPTPFIAAAPRLAPSVERTWLALVRAQVEGVLDELLVLPDEARLDEGWARALGQTRAQLSRSPQQMRPALLLAGYCLARGSTVVPAGLWRFVAGLELLHASRALHSDVLAFSRPRPEGAPLHARLAPGPAGGHLAVVVGDHLFARALEVMMEADVPGAVQASQYCLRMDRSTVPGLFRREQGGLLAEQGGVRQALRLARLRMVREGLATSLVCGAMLAGAEESLRLRLAGVGCGLGLATLLRQESASLLEVPWGGPGDFVLGRCTFPLMAAWSRSRPEARAELEALWNLPREQKDAAVLSRVRVLVDEAGGRSATERIAARAAHGAVRALSTLPNPQGLRDLMRALVGPSSQPMV; encoded by the coding sequence ATGGGGCCCACGCCGTTCATCGCCGCTGCGCCCAGGTTGGCTCCCTCCGTGGAGCGGACGTGGTTGGCGTTGGTGCGGGCCCAGGTGGAGGGCGTCCTGGACGAGCTGTTGGTGCTTCCGGACGAGGCACGGTTGGACGAAGGGTGGGCAAGGGCTCTTGGCCAGACGAGGGCGCAGCTGTCGCGCTCTCCCCAGCAGATGCGCCCGGCGCTGCTGCTGGCGGGCTACTGCCTCGCACGAGGCTCCACGGTGGTGCCCGCGGGCCTGTGGCGCTTCGTCGCGGGCCTCGAATTGCTGCATGCCTCGCGGGCCCTTCACTCCGATGTCCTGGCGTTCTCGCGGCCGCGTCCGGAGGGAGCGCCGCTGCACGCGCGGCTCGCGCCGGGACCCGCGGGGGGACACCTGGCGGTGGTCGTGGGTGATCACCTCTTCGCCCGCGCGCTGGAAGTGATGATGGAGGCGGACGTGCCGGGCGCCGTGCAGGCGAGCCAGTACTGTCTGCGGATGGATCGCTCCACGGTGCCGGGCCTCTTCCGCCGGGAGCAGGGCGGGTTGCTGGCGGAGCAGGGTGGCGTGCGTCAGGCATTGAGGCTCGCCCGCTTGCGGATGGTGCGCGAGGGGCTCGCCACCTCCCTGGTGTGTGGCGCGATGCTGGCGGGCGCGGAGGAGTCACTGCGGCTGCGCCTGGCGGGCGTGGGGTGCGGCCTGGGGCTCGCCACCCTGCTACGTCAGGAGTCCGCGAGCCTGCTCGAGGTGCCTTGGGGCGGCCCTGGCGACTTCGTGCTGGGGCGATGCACCTTCCCGTTGATGGCCGCCTGGTCGCGCTCGCGACCCGAGGCGCGCGCGGAACTCGAGGCCCTGTGGAACCTGCCCCGCGAGCAGAAGGACGCCGCCGTGTTGTCCCGGGTGCGCGTCCTGGTGGACGAGGCCGGGGGCCGCTCGGCCACCGAGCGGATCGCCGCGCGGGCGGCGCACGGCGCGGTGCGGGCGCTCTCCACCTTGCCCAATCCCCAGGGCCTGCGCGACCTGATGCGAGCGCTCGTGGGTCCGTCGTCCCAGCCGATGGTTTGA
- a CDS encoding MopE-related protein, translating into MKSISSLVCALGCGLVMAVAASACWVPELPDGTVFSCDSNEDCTLAGEKCVPRAGLSGYCCAPSANPTEVCNGVDDDCNGQKDDLAATTCYGGPAGTAGKGICKAGTPKCGANNEQLCEGEVLPTAELCNRIDDNCDGVTDEGFDLQQDVKNCGACGTACAASQTCVAGKCMGRVQQVCTDGSDDDEDGLVGCADPDCTQKSCGTNRVCYGGKCGDIELVCSDNVDNDQDGNTDCKDSDCDQKACGTGCVCKALAKAETACLDKLDNDGDGKIDCADSDCPTDCGTGCVCNSNVATETLCGDGVDNDKDGKTDCADSDCANLSCGTGCTCKSNVAAETTCNDGVDNDKDNKTDCADTADCPTGTTCGSGKTCRSNGTCS; encoded by the coding sequence ATGAAGTCGATTTCTTCTCTGGTGTGTGCGCTCGGGTGCGGCCTGGTGATGGCCGTGGCGGCCTCGGCGTGTTGGGTGCCGGAGCTTCCGGACGGCACCGTCTTCAGCTGTGACTCGAATGAGGACTGCACCCTGGCCGGGGAGAAGTGTGTGCCCCGGGCGGGCCTGAGTGGCTACTGTTGCGCGCCCTCCGCCAACCCCACCGAGGTGTGCAATGGCGTCGATGACGACTGCAATGGCCAGAAGGACGACCTGGCCGCGACGACCTGCTACGGCGGCCCCGCGGGCACCGCGGGCAAGGGGATCTGCAAGGCCGGCACGCCCAAGTGCGGCGCCAACAACGAGCAGCTGTGCGAGGGCGAGGTCCTGCCCACCGCCGAGCTGTGCAACCGCATCGACGACAACTGCGATGGCGTGACGGACGAGGGCTTCGACCTGCAGCAGGACGTCAAGAACTGCGGCGCGTGCGGCACCGCCTGCGCGGCGAGTCAGACGTGCGTCGCGGGCAAGTGCATGGGCCGCGTGCAGCAGGTGTGCACCGATGGCTCGGACGACGACGAGGATGGGCTCGTGGGGTGCGCGGACCCCGATTGCACCCAGAAGTCGTGCGGGACCAACCGCGTCTGCTACGGCGGCAAGTGCGGCGACATCGAGCTGGTGTGCTCCGACAACGTGGACAACGACCAGGATGGCAACACGGACTGCAAGGACTCCGATTGCGACCAGAAGGCCTGCGGCACCGGCTGTGTCTGCAAGGCCTTGGCGAAGGCGGAGACCGCGTGTCTGGACAAGCTGGACAACGACGGGGATGGCAAGATCGACTGCGCGGACTCGGACTGCCCGACCGACTGTGGCACCGGCTGCGTCTGCAACTCGAACGTCGCCACCGAGACCCTCTGCGGCGACGGTGTCGACAACGACAAGGATGGCAAGACCGACTGCGCGGACTCGGATTGTGCCAATCTGTCGTGTGGGACGGGCTGCACCTGCAAGTCGAACGTCGCCGCCGAGACCACCTGCAACGATGGTGTCGACAACGACAAGGACAACAAGACCGACTGCGCGGACACCGCCGACTGCCCCACGGGGACGACCTGCGGAAGCGGGAAGACCTGCAGGAGCAACGGCACGTGTAGTTGA
- a CDS encoding tetratricopeptide repeat protein has protein sequence MPSLIRSLLERSGWWVAVVVGLLALAPLSARAQGGEARAQAQARAKFLEGNAAYEQAQFQKALDAYVEAYRLLPLPGFLFNIAQCYRQLGQPEQAATFYRRYLAQSKQPPANAPLVRELIAEMDAAVGKPQQKDSSLRKQTAEVAERRARQDSERSRTVASRSTPAQTEVQGESLAKKWWVWAGAGAVAIAAGGIIYAATAPQPRPTTLGTIR, from the coding sequence ATGCCGTCATTGATCCGTTCGCTCCTTGAGCGCTCCGGGTGGTGGGTGGCCGTGGTCGTGGGGCTGCTCGCCCTCGCGCCCCTGTCCGCGCGCGCCCAGGGGGGCGAGGCGCGTGCGCAGGCCCAGGCCCGCGCGAAGTTCCTCGAGGGCAATGCCGCCTACGAGCAGGCGCAGTTCCAGAAGGCCCTGGACGCCTATGTCGAGGCGTACCGGCTGCTGCCGCTGCCCGGCTTCCTCTTCAACATCGCCCAGTGCTACCGGCAGTTGGGTCAGCCCGAGCAGGCCGCCACCTTCTACCGCCGCTACCTGGCCCAATCGAAACAACCGCCGGCCAATGCTCCGCTCGTGCGCGAGTTGATCGCCGAGATGGACGCGGCGGTGGGCAAGCCGCAGCAGAAGGACTCCTCCCTGCGCAAGCAGACGGCGGAGGTGGCCGAGCGGCGCGCGCGTCAGGACAGCGAGCGCTCGCGCACCGTGGCGTCCAGGTCCACGCCGGCGCAGACCGAGGTCCAGGGCGAGAGTCTGGCGAAGAAGTGGTGGGTGTGGGCGGGCGCGGGCGCCGTGGCGATCGCGGCCGGCGGCATCATCTACGCCGCCACCGCGCCCCAGCCGCGTCCCACCACCCTGGGCACCATCCGCTAG